One Brienomyrus brachyistius isolate T26 unplaced genomic scaffold, BBRACH_0.4 scaffold49, whole genome shotgun sequence genomic region harbors:
- the LOC125723475 gene encoding cytoskeleton-associated protein 5-like isoform X4 produces MGDDSEWMKLPIDQRCEHKVWKARLNGYEEALKLFQRIEDEKSPEWSKYLGLIKKFVTDSNAVAQLKGLEAAVAYVENAHVAGKTTGDVVSGVVSKVFNQPKARAKELGMDICLMYIEIEKADMVQEELVKGLDNKNPKIVVACIETIRKALCEFGSKIVTLKPIVKILPKLFESREKAIRDEAKLLAVETYKWIRDAIRPPLQNINSVQLKELEEEWVKLPATAPKQTRFLRSQQDLKAKFEMQQAAGGDDVDGDDDDEGCAPQVDPYELLEAVEVLSKLPKDFYEKIEAKKWQERKEALEAVEALAKNPKLENGDYGDLVRALKKVIGKDANVMLVTLAAKCLAGLAAGLRKKFGTYAGHVVPTILEKFKEKKPQVVQALQEAIDAVFLTTTLQNLSEDILAVMDNKNPSIKQQASLFLARSFCHCTPSSLPKSLLKPFCAAFLKQVNDSAPEVRDAAFEALGTAMKVLGEKAVNPFLTDLDKLKLDKIKECADKIELASGKKGGGAEKEKPAPKAQPPPEAPTKPSAPPKKASVAKPAGPPKKGKPVAAVNGKGKKAVESKDMVEAELSAEVCEEMSAAVLPASCMQLLDSANWKERLASMEEFQKAVEQMDKNEMPCQALVRMLAKKPGWKETNFQVMQMKLHIVGLIAQKGTFSKTSAFTVLDGLVDKVGDIKCGGKAKEALTAIGEACSLPWTAEQVVSMAFAQKNPKNQAEALNWLANAMKEFGFAGINVKAFISNVKTALAATNPAVRTAAIALLGVMYLYMGAPLRMFFEDEKPALLAQIDAEFEKMQGQSPPAPFRGNSKKGIEDDREEAEEQDDEGGQDVMDLLPRTDISDKITSEMVSKIGDKNWKTRKEGLEELAAVISEAKFIQPNVGELPMALKGRLNDSNKILVLQTLTILQQIATAMGPALKQHVKNLGIPVITVLGDSKSNVRAAALTTLNAWVEQTGMKEWLEGEDLSEELKKENPFLRQEVLAWLAEKLPTLRSVSSDLMICVPNLYACLEDRNGDVRKKAQDALPTFMMHLGYEKMLKATGKLKPASKDQVVSMLEKARAVMPAKPAAPAKAASSKTPACPPAAKPLSAPSKSQSVSEDSGVFEPKSDTKKTKPGGTAAKGKVLGGKKAPAKTSAKDEDDKSGPIFSIIPNGKEQRIKEEKGLKVLKWNFMTPRDEYVEQLKNQMSTCVARWLQDELFHFDFQRHVKAIGAMIEHLEEERDATISCLDLILKWFTLRFFDTNTSVLMKALEYLKLLFSMLSRENYHLNEFEASSFIPYLIVKVGESKDVVRKDVRAILTMLCKVYPASKVFTFLMDGTKSKNSKQRAECLEELGCLIESYGMNVCQPTPAKSLKEIAVHIGDRDTSVRNAALNTVVTVYNVCGDQVFKLIGNLSEKDMSMLEERIKRSAKKTPAAPARQPEERVQRAPPGNPNASMTRKPAPDEAPNKLNQARAQNALAEQSSPAITKEFQLDLDMIENDHTRVSELPDLVQHKLDELLEPVMIPEPKIRAVSPHFDDLRNSTASTINFVISQVASGDINTSIQALAQIDEVLRQKDKAEAMSGHIDQFLIATFMQLRLIYNTHMADDRLDKKEIFKLYSCIIGNMLSLFSMESLAREASMGVLKDLMHGLITLMLDARVEDIEDGQQLIRSVNLLVVRVLEKSDQTNILSALLVLLQDSLISAAGSPKFSELVMKCLWRMIRFLPETIGSINLDRILLDVHNFMKVFPKEKLKQLKSDVPHRTLKTLLHTLCRLTGAKILDHLSMIENKNESELESHLRRVVKHSSSLSGFKSDRGTEKGTIRPDEKMSKAKVSDILSEIFKKIGSKENTKEGLTELYEYKQRYSDADLEPFLRNTSQFFQSYVERGLRIIESEREGKSRSQTSNPVIPPRGTDNVSDSSSVSLNSNGEELKPAVYYERLKILRQRHGLENNTKQQQQEEDDRPPLTSLLSKPSVASSTDMLHSKLSHLKESREQYHQEQSHSHSPSRSSTPATNLDDLKKRLERIKSNRQ; encoded by the exons GTATGGAAAGCCAGGTTAAATGGGTATGAGGAGGCCCTGAAGCTGTTCCAGAGGATAGAGGATGAGAAGAGTCCTGAATGGAGCAAATATCTTGGACTGATAAAGAAGTTTGTGACAGACTCAAATGCTGTGGCACAATTGAAGGGCCTGGAAGCTGCAGTCGCTTATGTTGAAAATGCTCATGTTGCTGGAAA GACAACTGGTGATGTGGTCTCTGGAGTGGTCAGTAAAGTGTTCAATCAGCCAAAGGCTCGAGCCAAAGAGCTGGGAATGGATATCTGCCTAATGTACATAGAGATAGAGAAGGCAGATATGGTCCAGGAGGAGTTGGTCAAAGGGCTGGATAATAAAAACCCCAAGATTGTTGTAGCATGCATTGAAACCATACGGAAAGCACTTTG TGAATTTGGTTCCAAGATTGTTACACTCAAGCCAATTGTGAAGATATTGCCAAAATTGTTTGAGTCTCGAGAAAAGGCTATTCGTGATGAGGCCAAATTGCTAGCAGTGGAGACATATAAGTGGATTCGCGATGCTATTCGACCACCCCTTCAGAACATCAATTCTGTTCAG TTGAAGGAGTTGGAGGAGGAGTGGGTGAAGCTGCCAGCAACGGCTCCCAAACAGACTCGTTTCCTGCGCTCACAGCAAGATCTGAAAGCAAAGTTTGAAATGCAGCAGGCAGCTGGTGGAGATGATGTTGATG gtgatgatgatgatgaaggctGTGCCCCTCAGGTAGACCCGTATGAGCTTCTGGAAGCTGTGGAAGTTCTTTCTAAACTTCCCAAGGATTTCTATGAGAAAATT GAGGCGAAGAAATGGCAAGAGCGGAAAGAAGCTTTGGAAGCTGTGGAAGCCTTGGCAAAAAATCCTAAATTAGAAAATGGGGATTATGGGGACCTGGTCAGAGCACTTAAAAAG GTTATTGGCAAGGATGCTAATGTGATGCTGGTGACATTAGCGGCTAAATGCCTGGCGGGACTGGCTGCTGGTCTTAGAAAGAAGTTTGGGACATATGCAGGCCAT GTGGTGCCAACTATTTTGGAAAAGTTTAAAGAGAAAAAGCCACAAGTGGTTCAGGCCTTACAAGAGGCTATCGATGCAGTCTTCCTAACG ACAACTCTTCAGAATCTCAGTGAAGATATACTGGCTGTGATGGACAACAAGAATCCCTCCATTAAACAGCAGGCTTCGCTGTTCTTGGCAAGAAGCTTTTGCCATTGCACCCCCTCCTCATTGCCAAAAAGTCTCCTTAAACCATTTTGTGCAGCGTTTCTGAAG CAAGTGAATGACTCTGCGCCAGAAGTGAGAGATGCTGCATTTGAAGCTCTGGGCACAGCAATGAAGGTACTGGGAGAGAAGGCAGTTAATCCATTCCTGACTGATCTGGATAAACTAAAGCTTGACAAG ataAAAGAATGTGCTGACAAAATTGAGCTGGCAAGTGGAAAGAAAGGAGGTGgtgcagagaaagagaaaccagCTCCAAAGGCACAGCCCCCACCAGAAGCTCCGACAAAGCCTTCCGCACCTCCAAAGAAGGCCTCTGTAGCTAAG CCCGCTGGACCACCCAAGAAGGGGAAACCTGTAGCAGCCGTGAATGGTAAAGGGAAGAAGGCTGTAGAAAGTAAGGACATGGTAGAGGCGGAACTCTCT GCCGAGGTATGTGAGGAGATGTCTGCAGCTGTACTCCCGGCTTCTTGCATGCAGCTGTTAGACAGTGCTAACTGGAAGGAACGGCTGGCCAGCATGGAGGAATTCCAAAAG GCTGTGGAACAGATGGACAAAAACGAGATGCCTTGCCAGGCTCTTGTCCGCATGCTGGCTAAGAAACCAGGCTGGAAGGAGACCAACTTTCAG GTGATGCAGATGAAGCTTCACATTGTGGGCCTTATCGCACAGAAGGGCACATTTTCAAAGACTTCTGCCTTCACAGTCTTGGATGGACTAGTAGATAAGGTGGGCGATATCAAGTGTGGGGGGAAAGCCAAGGAAGCCCTGACTGCCATTGGGGAGGCCTGCTCTCTTCCCTGGACTGCTGAACAG GTTGTGTCAATGGCCTTTGCGCAAAAGAATCCTAAAAACCAAGCAGAAGCACTAAATTGGCTTGCAAATGCTATGAAAGAATTTGGATTTGCTGG AATTAATGTGAAAGCATTTATTAGTAATGTCAAGACTGCTTTGGCTGCCACCAATCCt GCTGTGAGAACAGCTGCAATTGCCCTGCTTGGAGTCATGTACTTGTACATGGGCGCCCCTCTGCGTATGTTCTTTGAGGATGAAAAGCCAGCTTTGTTAGCCCAAATTGATGCCGAATTTGAGAAG ATGCAGGGACAGTCACCGCCAGCCCCCTTCAGGGGCAACTCAAAGAAGGGAATCGAGGATGACAGAGAGGAAGCTGAGGAGCAGGATGACGAAGGAGGCCAGGATGTCATGGACCTCCTTCCCCGGACTGATATCAG TGACAAGATAACATCTGAAATGGTTTCAAAAATTGGAGACAAAAACTGGAAAACCCGAAAGGAAGGGCTGGAAGAACTGGCTGCAGTCATTTCTGAGGCCAAATTCATTCAACCAAATGTGGGCGAACTTCCTATGGCGCTGAAGGGCCGTCTGAATGACTCCAATAAGATTTTG GTCCTGCAGACACTAACCATCCTACAGCAGATTGCTACGGCGATGGGCCCGGCCTTAAAGCAGCACGTGAAGAACCTGGGGATTCCTGTCATCACAGTGCTCGGGGATAGCAAG AGCAATGTGCGTGCTGCTGCCTTGACCACACTGAATGCTTGGGTGGAGCAGACTGGCATGAAGGAGTGGCTGGAAGGGGAAGACCTCTCTGAGGAACTCAAGAAAGAGAACCCCTTCCTCCGACAAGAG GTCCTGGCTTGGCTGGCTGAGAAGCTTCCAACCCTGCGCTCCGTGTCTTCAGACCTGATGATCTGTGTGCCCaacttgtatgcatgcctggaaGATCGCAATGGGGATGTCCGCAAGAAGGCACAGGACGCCCTGCCCACCTTCATGATGCACTTGGGCTATGAGAAGATGCTCAAAGCAACTGGGAAACTCAAG CCAGCCTCCAAGGATCAGGTAGTCAGCATGCTGGAAAAGGCCCGTGCTGTCATGCCGGCCAAACCAGCTGCCCCTGCCAAAGCTGCGTCTTCGAagactcctgcctgccctcctgctgcAAAGCCACTCTCAG CTCCATCTAAGTCTCAGTCTGTCAGTGAAGATTCTGGGGTATTTGAACCCAAATCTGACACCAAGAAGACCAAGCCTGGTGGAACTGCTGCTAAAGGAAAG GTTCTGGGTGGGAAAAAAGCCCCAGCCAAGACCAGTGCTAAAGATGAAGATGACAAATCTGGCCCTATCTTCAGCATCATACCTAATGGAAAGGAGCAGAGGATAAAGGAGGAAAAGGGGCTGAAG GTCCTGAAATGGAACTTTATGACACCCCGGGATGAATATGTGGAGCAGCTAAAGAATCAGATGTCTACTTGTGTGGCAAGGTGGCTACAGGACGAACTCTTCCACTTTGACTTCCAGCGCCATGTCAAAGCCATTGGCGCCATGATCGAG CATTTGGAGGAAGAGAGGGATGCTACCATCAGCTGCCTGGACCTCATCCTGAAGTGGTTCACTCTGCGTTTCTTTGACACCAACACCAGTGTGCTGATGAAGGCCTTGGAGTACCTGAAACTGCTGTTTTCTATGCTTAGCCGGGAGAATTACCATCTCAATGAGTTTGAGGCTTCCTCTTTTATCCCCTACCTTATCGTTAAA GTCGGCGAATCAAAAGACGTTGTCCGCAAAGACGTACGTGCCATTCTCACGATGTTGTGCAAGGTTTACCCTGCCAGTAAAGTCTTTACATTCCTCATGGATGGGACTAAGTCGAAGAACTCAAAACAGAGAGCAG AATGTTTAGAAGAACTCGGCTGCCTGATCGAATCTTATGGAATGAATGTTTGCCAGCCTACACCTGCAAAATCCCTCAAAGAAATAGCAGTTCATATTGGGGACAGGGACACGTCGGTGCGCAATGCAGCTCTCAACACCGTTGTAACGGTATACAATGTCTGTGGGGACCAGGTCTTCAAACTAATTGGCAAT CTTTCAGAGAAGGACATGAGCATGTTGGAGGAGAGGATCAAGCGCTCTGCCAAGAAGActccagctgctcctgctcGCCAACCGGAAGAGAGGGTCCAGAGGGCACCGCCAGGGAATCCTAATGCCAGCATGACGCGAAAGCCAGCCCCAGATGAAGCACCCAACAAACTGAA TCAGGCACGTGCCCAGAACGCTCTCGCTGAACAGTCCTCCCCTGCCATCACAAAAGAGTTCCAGCTGGACCTGGACATGATTGAGAATGACCACACCAGAGTGAGCGAGCTGCCTGACCTAGTGCAGCATAAGTTGGATGAGCTGCTTGAGCCTGTCATGATCCCAGAGCCCAA GATTCGTGCGGTGTCTCCTCACTTTGATGACCTGCGTAATAGCACTGCTTCTACCATCAACTTTGTCATCTCACAAGTGGCTAGTGGGGACATAAATACTAGCATCCAGGCTCTTGCACAG ATTGATGAAGTGCTGCGGCAAAAAGACAAAGCAGAGGCCATGTCAGGCCACATTGATCAGTTCCTGATTGCAACCTTTATGCAGCTACGACTCATCTACAATACACACATGGCTGATGACCGGCTAGACAAGAAGGAAATCTTCAAGCTGTACAGCTGCATAATAGGCAACATGCTCTCA CTGTTCTCTATGGAGAGCTTGGCACGAGAGGCCTCTATGGGCGTGCTGAAGGATCTGATGCATGGACTTATCACACTGATGCTGGATGCCCGGGTAGAGGACATTGAGGATGGCCAGCAACTCATCCGCTCTGTGAACCTGCTAGTAGTCCGGGTTCTCGAGAAGTCTGACCAGACTAATATTTTGAG TGCTCTCCTTGTGCTGTTGCAAGACAGTCTTATTTCTGCAGCCGGCTCTCCAAAGTTCTCTGAACTGGTCATGAAG TGTTTGTGGAGAATGATACGGTTCCTCCCAGAGACCATTGGCAGCATCAACTTGGATCGGATCCTGCTGGATGTCCATAACTTCATGAAGGTGTTCCCCAAGGAAAAGCTTAAGCAGTTAAAGAGCGACGTACCTCACAGGACCCTCAAAACATTGCTGCACACGCTCTGTCGGCTTACTGGTGCCAAG ATCCTGGATCATTTGTCCATGATTGAGAATAAGAATGAGTCTGAGCTGGAGTCGCACCTGAGGCGAGTGGTGAAGCACTCAAGCAGCCTCTCTGGCTTCAAGTCCGATAGAGGAACTGAGAAAGGAACCATCCGGCCG GATGAGAAGATGTCTAAAGCGAAAGTGAGTGATATCCTGTCTGAGATCTTCAAAAAGATTGGGTCCAAGGAAAACACCAAGGAG GGGCTCACTGAACTTTATGAGTACAAGCAGAGGTACTCTGATGCAGACCTTGAACCTTTCCTCCGGAACACGTCCCAGTTTTTCCAGAGCTATGTGGAGCGAGGCCTGCGTATAATTGAATCTGAGCGCGAGGGCAAGTCCAGAAGCCAGACTTCAAACCCTG TTATTCCCCCACGTGGCACGGATAACGTGTCGGATTCCAGCTCCGTGTCCCTCAATAGCAATGGGGAGGAGCTAAAGCCTGCTGTGTACTACGAGAGGTTGAAAATATTAAGGCAACGCCATGGACTGGAGAACAACACAAAG caacagcagcaggaggAGGACGACAGGCCCCCGCTAACATCCTTGCTGTCCAAGCCATCGGTGGCTTCCTCCACAGACATGCTGCATAGCAAGCTGTCCCACCTTAAGGAGTCACGCGAGCAGTACCACCAGGAGCAGTCGCACTCGCACAGCCCCTCGCGCTCCTCCACCCCTGCCACCAATCTCGACGACCTCAAGAAGAGGCTGGAGAGGATAAAGAGCAACCGCCAGTAG